One Stenotrophomonas maltophilia DNA window includes the following coding sequences:
- the ftsZ gene encoding cell division protein FtsZ, which yields MAHFELIEKMAPNAVIKVVGVGGGGGNAVAHMVNSAVDGVEFITANTDSQAIKNCGAKLQLQLGTNVTKGLGAGANPEVGRQAALEDRERIMDALQGADMVFITAGMGGGTGTGAAPVVAQLAKEMGILTVAVVTKPFPFEGRRRMQVALKGIEELSQHCDSLITIPNEKLITVLGRNATMIQAFRAANDVLQGAVQGIADLIVRPGLINVDFADVRTVMSEMGLAMMGTGTARGDDRAQAAAESAIQNPLLDDVNLAGANGILVNITAGADFTMAEFDEIGRTIDGFASEDATVVVGTVLDPDMQDEVRVTVVATGLNRISASKTQRPGERAPIKLVRNATTGQPEFGEFDNGGDAVSKAVGGMGLGLRRASSDTAAASTPSAPAASAPAAAELPNDYLDIPAFLRRQAD from the coding sequence ATGGCGCATTTTGAACTGATCGAAAAGATGGCACCCAATGCGGTGATCAAGGTGGTTGGCGTGGGCGGCGGCGGCGGCAACGCCGTGGCGCACATGGTCAACTCGGCGGTGGATGGCGTGGAATTCATCACCGCCAACACCGACTCGCAGGCCATCAAGAATTGTGGTGCCAAGCTGCAGCTGCAGCTGGGTACCAACGTGACCAAGGGCCTGGGCGCAGGCGCGAACCCGGAAGTCGGCCGCCAGGCCGCGCTGGAAGACCGTGAGCGCATCATGGACGCGCTGCAGGGCGCTGACATGGTGTTCATCACCGCCGGCATGGGTGGCGGCACCGGCACCGGCGCTGCGCCGGTGGTGGCACAGCTGGCCAAGGAAATGGGCATCCTGACCGTGGCCGTGGTCACCAAGCCGTTCCCGTTCGAAGGCCGTCGCCGCATGCAGGTGGCGCTGAAGGGTATCGAGGAACTGAGCCAGCACTGCGACTCGCTGATCACCATCCCGAACGAGAAGCTGATCACCGTGCTGGGTCGCAACGCGACCATGATCCAGGCCTTCCGCGCTGCCAACGACGTGCTGCAGGGCGCCGTGCAGGGCATCGCCGACCTGATCGTGCGTCCGGGCCTGATCAACGTCGACTTCGCCGACGTGCGCACCGTCATGTCCGAAATGGGCCTGGCGATGATGGGCACCGGCACCGCCCGCGGCGATGACCGCGCGCAGGCCGCTGCCGAGTCGGCGATCCAGAACCCGCTGCTGGACGACGTGAACCTGGCCGGTGCCAACGGCATCCTGGTCAACATCACTGCCGGCGCTGACTTCACCATGGCCGAGTTCGACGAGATCGGCCGCACCATCGATGGCTTCGCTTCCGAAGACGCCACCGTGGTGGTCGGTACCGTGCTGGACCCGGACATGCAGGACGAAGTGCGCGTGACGGTGGTCGCCACCGGCCTGAACCGCATTTCGGCCAGCAAGACCCAGCGTCCGGGCGAGCGTGCGCCGATCAAGCTGGTCCGCAACGCCACCACCGGCCAGCCGGAGTTCGGCGAGTTCGACAATGGTGGCGACGCCGTGTCCAAGGCTGTCGGCGGCATGGGCCTGGGCCTGCGTCGTGCCAGCAGCGACACCGCCGCAGCCTCCACCCCGTCGGCCCCGGCGGCTTCGGCCCCGGCTGCGGCGGAACTGCCGAACGATTACCTGGACATCCCGGCCTTCCTGCGCCGCCAGGCGGACTGA
- the lpxC gene encoding UDP-3-O-acyl-N-acetylglucosamine deacetylase, protein MIQQRTLKNTIRATGVGLHSGDKVYMTLRPAPVNHGIVFRRVDLDPVVEVPAKAELVTEVTLCTGLTCNDAKIQTVEHLMSALAGLGVDNIIVELSSAELPIMDGSAGPFVFLLQSAGIVEQEAPKRFIRVLKTVEVTEGDKVARFTPYEGYKLGFTIQFDHPMIPAKQSRQEIEFSTLAYTKEISRARTFGFMRDLEYMRERNLGLGGSMDNAIVLDEFRVLNEDGLRYADEFVRHKILDAIGDLYLAGGQVLGAYEGFKSGHALNNKLVRALMADATAWEWVSFDSPATPDPVEYATPAYA, encoded by the coding sequence ATGATCCAGCAACGCACCCTCAAGAACACGATCCGCGCCACCGGCGTTGGCCTGCACAGCGGTGACAAGGTCTACATGACCCTGCGCCCGGCACCGGTCAACCATGGCATCGTGTTCCGCCGCGTGGACCTGGACCCGGTGGTGGAAGTGCCGGCCAAGGCCGAGCTGGTCACCGAAGTGACCCTGTGCACCGGCCTGACCTGCAACGACGCCAAGATCCAGACCGTCGAACACCTGATGTCGGCGCTGGCCGGCCTGGGTGTGGACAACATCATCGTCGAACTGTCCTCGGCCGAGCTGCCGATCATGGACGGTTCGGCCGGCCCGTTCGTGTTCCTGCTGCAGTCGGCGGGCATCGTGGAACAGGAGGCGCCCAAGCGCTTCATCCGCGTGCTGAAGACCGTGGAAGTGACCGAGGGCGACAAGGTGGCCCGCTTCACCCCGTACGAGGGCTACAAGCTGGGCTTCACCATCCAGTTCGATCACCCGATGATCCCGGCCAAGCAGTCGCGCCAGGAAATCGAGTTCTCGACGCTGGCCTACACCAAGGAAATCTCCCGCGCGCGCACCTTCGGTTTCATGCGCGACCTGGAATACATGCGCGAGCGCAACCTGGGCCTGGGCGGTTCGATGGACAACGCCATCGTGCTGGACGAGTTCCGCGTGCTCAACGAAGACGGCCTGCGCTACGCCGACGAATTCGTGCGCCACAAGATCCTTGATGCGATCGGCGACCTCTATCTGGCCGGTGGCCAGGTGCTGGGTGCCTACGAAGGCTTCAAGTCCGGTCACGCCCTCAACAACAAGCTGGTGCGGGCGCTGATGGCCGACGCCACTGCCTGGGAATGGGTCAGCTTCGACTCGCCGGCGACGCCGGACCCGGTGGAATATGCCACTCCGGCCTACGCCTGA
- a CDS encoding DUF721 domain-containing protein — translation MSEPKSSVRPASVPKPALDAVMADKSGNPLRRALWLDALDRQLRPQLPPPLRSRCRLANVDGEHLVFLVESPVWHAKLRLAEAQLLDAARSIGLKATRVTIKTASPTPTRSPALDNRNGPHAVSAATHKGLRDALACLQDVPSKPKKRS, via the coding sequence ATGTCTGAGCCGAAATCCAGCGTTCGCCCCGCGTCAGTGCCGAAGCCGGCGCTGGATGCGGTGATGGCGGACAAAAGCGGGAACCCGCTGCGGCGTGCCTTGTGGCTCGACGCGCTGGACCGTCAGTTGCGCCCCCAGTTGCCGCCACCTCTGCGCAGCCGTTGCCGGCTGGCCAATGTGGACGGGGAACACCTCGTTTTTCTCGTCGAGTCCCCGGTCTGGCACGCCAAGTTGCGGCTTGCCGAAGCCCAGTTGCTCGACGCGGCCCGTTCCATCGGGCTGAAGGCCACCAGGGTGACCATCAAGACTGCGTCTCCCACTCCCACGCGCTCCCCAGCGCTCGACAACCGGAATGGACCCCACGCAGTTTCAGCCGCCACGCACAAAGGGCTACGCGACGCCTTGGCTTGCCTGCAGGACGTTCCTTCGAAGCCGAAGAAGCGGTCCTGA
- a CDS encoding M23 family metallopeptidase encodes MAFKKIVIKTREGQAKSSPIARLRFYFEDRPRALLGSVLGVGCIIGLAGGIGASALNDSRLQAKVERQDAELAKVKRDAQTQVNALAARLGELQAQATRLNALGERLTQMGKLEDGEFDFNETPGLGDGDAGGPTSDIPVKDVNADLQVLEQRFAASGRQLSVMESLMFDHQLQQNAVPSRMPIRNSYVTSGFGTRADPFGRGAATHKGMDFHAKVGDPVMAVAEGVVSFSGVKGGYGNVVDVDHGNGYVTRYAHNSRLVVKVGDLVRAGQEVAKAGSTGRSTGAHVHFEVWENGNVVNPRKFLGDGGNTPVGRVSRG; translated from the coding sequence ATGGCATTCAAAAAGATCGTAATCAAAACGCGTGAAGGACAGGCCAAATCGTCGCCCATCGCGCGTTTGCGGTTCTATTTCGAGGACCGCCCCCGCGCCCTGCTGGGCAGCGTGCTCGGGGTAGGCTGCATTATCGGCCTTGCTGGCGGCATTGGCGCCAGCGCGCTGAATGATTCCCGGCTGCAGGCCAAGGTCGAGCGCCAGGATGCGGAACTGGCCAAGGTCAAGCGCGATGCGCAGACCCAGGTCAATGCGCTGGCGGCCCGCCTCGGCGAGCTGCAGGCCCAGGCCACCCGCCTCAACGCCCTCGGCGAACGGCTGACCCAGATGGGCAAGCTGGAAGACGGCGAGTTCGACTTCAACGAGACCCCCGGTCTCGGTGACGGTGACGCCGGCGGCCCGACCAGCGACATCCCGGTCAAGGACGTCAACGCCGACTTACAGGTGCTGGAGCAGCGCTTCGCTGCTTCAGGCCGCCAGTTGTCGGTGATGGAATCGCTGATGTTCGACCACCAGCTGCAGCAGAACGCCGTGCCCTCGCGCATGCCGATCCGCAACAGCTATGTGACCTCCGGTTTCGGCACCCGTGCCGACCCGTTCGGCCGCGGTGCCGCCACCCACAAGGGCATGGACTTCCACGCCAAGGTCGGTGACCCGGTGATGGCCGTTGCCGAAGGCGTGGTCAGCTTCTCCGGCGTCAAGGGCGGCTACGGCAACGTGGTCGACGTCGACCACGGTAACGGCTACGTCACCCGCTACGCGCACAATTCGCGCCTGGTGGTGAAGGTCGGCGACCTGGTCCGTGCCGGGCAGGAAGTGGCCAAGGCCGGTTCCACCGGTCGTTCGACCGGCGCCCACGTGCACTTCGAGGTGTGGGAAAACGGCAACGTGGTCAACCCGCGCAAGTTCCTCGGTGACGGCGGCAACACGCCGGTCGGCCGCGTCAGCCGCGGCTGA
- the secA gene encoding preprotein translocase subunit SecA — protein sequence MINSLLTRVFGSRNERQLRQLNRIVAKINALEPEIEKLSDEQLQAKTPEFKQRIADGEALDKVLPEAFAVCREAGRRVLGMRHYDVQLIGGMVLHLGKIAEMRTGEGKTLVATLPVYLNALEGKGVHVVTVNDYLARRDAAQMGKLYNWLGLSVGVVYPGMPHSDKREAYASDITYGTNNEFGFDYLRDNMALSKADRYQRGLHYAIVDEVDSILIDEARTPLIISGPADDSPELYIRVNRVVPNLVKQEVEDGEGDFWVDEKGKQVHLSEAGMEHAEQLLVEAGILDGETEGLYAPQNLTVVHHLNAALRAHAIYQRDVDYIVRDGEVVIVDEFTGRTLSGRRWSDGLHQAVEAKEGVPVQRENQTLASITFQNLFRMYKKLSGMTGTADTEAFEFQSIYGLEVVVIPTNRPTIRKDSPDQVFLNRKGKFNAVLADIEECAKRGQPVLVGTTSIETSEMLSEHLRKAGVKHEVLNAKQHDREATIVANAGRPAAVTIATNMAGRGTDIVLGGSLEAEIHELGEGATDEQKAAVKAEWQKRHEAVKAAGGLHIVGTERHESRRIDNQLRGRSGRQGDPGSSRFYLSLEDNLMRIFASDWVQKAMRMMGMKEDDVIEDRLVSRQIEKAQRKVEAHNFDIRKNLLDFDDVNNDQRKVIYAQRDELLDAESVKDNVDGIRDDVIFDVVARFVPPNSIDEQWDLRGLEATLESDFGLQMSLTDLVKSHEELDAEAIAAKVQERVNQHFAEKEAGVGEETMRALEKHVMLTVLDQSWKEHLARMDYLRQGIYLRGYAQKQPKQEYKKEAFELFSDMLENVKREVVTLLSRVRIRSDEEVQALEAAERQQAEARLSQSQFQHQDVGGYSADEEAAQVQAAQQGVAQMQRDEPKIGRNDPCPCGSGKKYKHCHGQLS from the coding sequence ATGATCAACAGCCTGCTTACCCGCGTATTTGGCAGTCGTAACGAACGACAGCTGCGCCAGCTCAACCGCATCGTCGCCAAGATCAATGCGCTGGAGCCGGAGATCGAGAAGCTTTCCGACGAGCAGCTTCAGGCCAAGACGCCGGAGTTCAAGCAGCGCATCGCCGATGGTGAAGCCCTGGACAAGGTGCTGCCGGAAGCGTTCGCGGTCTGCCGCGAAGCCGGTCGCCGCGTGCTGGGCATGCGCCACTACGACGTGCAGCTGATCGGCGGCATGGTGCTTCACCTGGGCAAGATCGCAGAAATGCGCACCGGTGAAGGCAAGACCCTGGTGGCGACCCTGCCGGTGTACCTCAACGCGCTGGAAGGCAAGGGCGTGCACGTGGTCACCGTGAACGACTATCTGGCGCGCCGCGACGCCGCGCAGATGGGCAAGCTGTACAACTGGCTGGGCCTGAGCGTGGGCGTGGTCTACCCGGGCATGCCGCACAGCGACAAGCGCGAAGCCTACGCCTCGGACATCACCTACGGCACCAACAACGAATTCGGCTTCGACTACCTGCGCGACAACATGGCGCTGTCCAAGGCCGACCGCTACCAGCGCGGCCTGCACTACGCCATCGTCGACGAAGTCGACTCCATCCTGATCGACGAAGCGCGTACCCCGCTGATCATCTCCGGCCCGGCCGATGATTCCCCGGAGCTGTACATCCGCGTCAACCGCGTCGTGCCGAACCTGGTCAAGCAGGAAGTGGAAGACGGCGAAGGCGACTTCTGGGTCGACGAGAAGGGCAAGCAGGTGCACCTGTCCGAAGCGGGCATGGAGCACGCCGAGCAGCTGCTGGTCGAGGCCGGCATCCTCGACGGCGAGACCGAAGGCCTGTACGCGCCGCAGAACCTGACCGTGGTCCACCACCTCAACGCCGCACTGCGCGCGCACGCGATCTACCAGCGTGACGTGGACTACATCGTGCGCGATGGCGAAGTGGTCATCGTCGATGAGTTCACCGGCCGCACCCTGTCTGGCCGCCGCTGGTCCGATGGCCTGCACCAGGCCGTGGAAGCGAAGGAAGGCGTGCCGGTCCAGCGCGAGAACCAGACGCTGGCCAGCATCACCTTCCAGAACCTGTTCCGCATGTACAAGAAGCTGTCCGGCATGACCGGTACGGCCGATACCGAAGCCTTCGAGTTCCAGAGCATCTACGGCCTGGAAGTGGTGGTGATTCCGACCAACCGCCCGACCATCCGCAAGGACAGCCCGGACCAGGTATTCCTGAACCGCAAGGGCAAGTTCAATGCGGTGCTGGCCGACATCGAAGAGTGCGCCAAGCGTGGCCAGCCGGTGCTGGTGGGTACCACCTCGATCGAAACCTCGGAAATGCTGTCCGAGCACCTGCGCAAGGCGGGCGTGAAGCACGAAGTGCTCAACGCCAAGCAGCATGATCGCGAAGCGACCATCGTCGCCAATGCCGGCCGTCCGGCGGCCGTGACCATCGCCACCAACATGGCCGGTCGTGGTACCGACATCGTGCTGGGCGGTTCGCTGGAAGCGGAAATCCACGAGCTGGGCGAAGGCGCGACCGACGAGCAGAAGGCCGCGGTCAAGGCCGAATGGCAGAAGCGCCACGAGGCCGTCAAGGCTGCCGGCGGCCTGCACATCGTCGGTACCGAACGCCATGAATCGCGCCGTATCGACAACCAGCTGCGTGGCCGTTCGGGCCGCCAGGGTGACCCGGGTTCGTCCCGCTTCTACCTGTCGCTGGAAGACAACCTGATGCGCATCTTCGCCTCCGACTGGGTGCAGAAGGCCATGCGCATGATGGGCATGAAGGAAGATGACGTCATCGAGGACCGCCTGGTCAGCCGCCAGATCGAGAAGGCGCAGCGCAAGGTCGAGGCCCACAACTTCGACATCCGCAAGAACCTGCTGGACTTCGACGACGTCAACAACGACCAGCGCAAGGTGATCTACGCCCAGCGCGACGAGCTGCTGGACGCCGAGTCGGTGAAGGACAACGTCGACGGCATCCGCGACGACGTGATCTTCGACGTGGTGGCCCGCTTCGTGCCGCCGAACTCGATCGACGAGCAGTGGGACCTGCGTGGCCTGGAAGCGACCCTGGAGTCGGACTTCGGCCTGCAGATGTCGCTGACCGACCTGGTCAAGTCGCACGAAGAGCTGGACGCCGAAGCCATCGCTGCCAAGGTGCAGGAACGCGTCAACCAGCACTTCGCCGAGAAGGAAGCCGGCGTGGGCGAAGAGACCATGCGCGCGCTGGAGAAGCACGTGATGCTGACCGTGCTGGACCAGAGCTGGAAGGAGCACCTGGCCCGCATGGATTACCTGCGCCAGGGCATCTACCTGCGTGGTTACGCGCAGAAGCAGCCGAAGCAGGAGTACAAGAAGGAAGCCTTCGAACTGTTCTCGGACATGCTGGAGAACGTCAAGCGCGAAGTGGTGACCCTGCTGTCGCGCGTGCGCATCCGCAGCGACGAGGAAGTGCAGGCGCTGGAAGCAGCCGAACGCCAGCAGGCCGAAGCGCGCCTGAGCCAGTCGCAGTTCCAGCACCAGGACGTGGGCGGCTACAGCGCCGACGAGGAAGCCGCGCAGGTGCAGGCTGCCCAGCAGGGCGTGGCGCAGATGCAGCGTGACGAGCCGAAGATCGGCCGCAACGATCCATGCCCGTGCGGCAGTGGCAAGAAGTACAAGCACTGCCACGGCCAGCTGAGCTGA
- a CDS encoding Nudix family hydrolase: MPSPTRSIHVVAAVITDARGRVLLNRRTENRDMAGLWEFPGGKRESGETSEQALVRELREELGIEADVGEWLMDVPQRYPDKHLTLEVRHVRSWKGTPRGREGQAITWVAPDKLGRYSMPPADLPVVAALRQPDSYLITPAPADDADGVQHWHEQLQRVVSAGQQRIQLRLPATYPQRQAMVEQAVRAHRRSGVQWLLNRDIDLARALGVGVHLGSEQLLELSQRPLPEGQLVAASCHDLQQLQAAQQLGCDFAVLGPVQATASHPDAVPLGWDAFAELRAQVSLPIYALGGMGSGHISEARRHGGQGIAAIRGLWPA; encoded by the coding sequence ATGCCTTCCCCCACCCGATCGATCCATGTTGTGGCCGCCGTCATCACCGACGCCCGTGGCCGCGTGCTGCTCAACCGCCGTACCGAGAACCGCGACATGGCCGGCCTGTGGGAATTCCCCGGCGGCAAGCGCGAATCCGGCGAGACCTCCGAACAGGCGCTGGTGCGCGAGCTGCGCGAGGAGCTGGGCATCGAGGCCGATGTCGGCGAGTGGCTGATGGACGTGCCGCAGCGCTATCCGGACAAGCACCTGACCCTGGAGGTGCGCCATGTGCGCAGCTGGAAGGGCACCCCCCGCGGACGTGAGGGGCAGGCGATCACCTGGGTGGCGCCGGACAAGCTGGGCCGCTATTCGATGCCGCCGGCCGACCTGCCGGTGGTGGCCGCCCTGCGCCAGCCCGACAGCTACCTGATCACCCCGGCGCCGGCCGATGACGCCGACGGCGTGCAGCACTGGCATGAGCAGCTTCAGCGCGTGGTGTCGGCGGGCCAGCAGCGCATCCAGCTGCGGTTGCCGGCGACGTATCCGCAGCGGCAGGCGATGGTCGAACAGGCCGTGCGCGCGCACCGTCGCAGCGGGGTGCAGTGGCTGCTCAACCGCGATATCGATCTGGCACGCGCGTTGGGCGTGGGCGTGCATCTGGGCAGCGAACAGCTGCTGGAGCTGTCGCAGCGTCCGCTGCCCGAAGGCCAGCTGGTGGCCGCGTCCTGCCACGACCTGCAGCAGCTGCAGGCCGCACAGCAGTTGGGCTGCGACTTCGCCGTGCTGGGTCCGGTGCAGGCTACGGCCAGCCATCCCGATGCCGTGCCGCTGGGCTGGGATGCCTTCGCCGAGCTGCGCGCGCAGGTGTCACTGCCGATCTACGCGCTGGGTGGCATGGGCAGTGGCCACATTAGTGAGGCGCGTCGCCATGGTGGGCAGGGCATCGCTGCGATTCGCGGGCTGTGGCCAGCGTGA
- a CDS encoding DUF4124 domain-containing protein: MIRLSFLLLLLPLCVLPSVAHAQSTRLNRCTDAQGQSVYTDRPCDSLGAQSRLPPPAPAGNTLQRDTLGARCPRRLSELVDALRTGILSNDVNRLSSLYLWGAVSDAGAQRILGQLESLARRPLVDVVPVYTRQDQVAVPEEGQSPAAQGSDPEPPAVRHPVGLRLEQTLPGSASRASTVLGLRRQYGCFWITL, from the coding sequence ATGATCCGGCTTTCCTTCCTGCTGTTGCTGCTGCCGCTGTGCGTGCTGCCGAGCGTCGCCCACGCACAGTCCACGCGCCTGAACCGCTGCACCGATGCCCAGGGCCAAAGCGTCTACACCGACCGCCCCTGCGACAGCCTGGGTGCGCAGTCGCGGCTGCCACCGCCTGCGCCCGCCGGCAATACCCTGCAGCGCGACACCCTGGGGGCACGCTGCCCGCGGCGGCTGAGCGAACTGGTGGATGCGCTGCGTACTGGCATCCTCAGCAACGACGTGAACCGGCTGTCCTCGCTGTACCTGTGGGGCGCCGTTTCCGATGCAGGCGCGCAGCGCATCCTCGGCCAGCTGGAATCGTTGGCGCGGCGGCCGCTGGTGGACGTGGTGCCGGTGTATACGCGGCAGGACCAGGTCGCAGTGCCGGAGGAGGGTCAGAGCCCTGCTGCGCAGGGGTCCGACCCTGAGCCGCCGGCCGTGCGCCATCCTGTCGGCCTGCGCCTGGAGCAGACCTTGCCCGGCAGCGCGTCGCGCGCTTCGACGGTGCTGGGGTTGCGGCGGCAATACGGGTGTTTCTGGATCACGTTGTGA